The proteins below come from a single Tenuifilum thalassicum genomic window:
- a CDS encoding CvpA family protein, whose translation MGSTVDLVLLVILAFGAIRGFLNGFVMQVTSLAALLLGIWIAVRFSDLTAVLLVEKVKLSGQYIPILAFAITFILVVVGVHFAGKMIDKVFNLTPLGIVNKLLGLLFGFFKYAIILSVLIVFIEKANDRFNFYTQEAKNKTILYKPLSRLAPAIYPYLHFDSLKEKFKST comes from the coding sequence ATGGGTTCAACTGTTGATTTAGTACTGCTTGTTATTCTAGCATTTGGAGCAATCCGAGGGTTTTTAAATGGTTTTGTAATGCAAGTAACCTCGCTTGCTGCCTTACTTTTAGGCATTTGGATTGCAGTTCGGTTTTCCGATTTAACTGCAGTGCTTTTGGTTGAAAAGGTCAAGCTAAGCGGACAGTATATACCCATTCTTGCTTTTGCCATTACGTTTATACTTGTTGTAGTTGGAGTGCATTTTGCTGGTAAAATGATTGATAAGGTTTTTAACCTCACTCCGCTTGGCATTGTGAATAAGCTACTAGGTTTGCTTTTTGGTTTTTTTAAATATGCAATAATTCTTAGCGTTCTAATAGTGTTTATTGAGAAGGCAAACGATAGGTTTAATTTTTATACCCAGGAAGCCAAAAACAAAACAATTTTGTATAAACCCTTATCGCGTTTAGCACCTGCTATATACCCTTACCTACACTTTGATTCGCTAAAAGAAAAATTTAAATCGACCTAG
- a CDS encoding ArsR/SmtB family transcription factor, producing MVQVGDLKVEQLEQAANMLKAIAHPLRIGIISLLEKNGQMTVTQIYESLKIEQSTASHHLGILKDKGVLSCKREGKNSMYSLRNENLGKILDCVGKCTL from the coding sequence ATGGTACAAGTTGGAGATTTAAAGGTTGAGCAGCTAGAGCAAGCTGCTAATATGCTGAAAGCTATTGCACATCCATTAAGGATTGGAATTATTAGCCTTTTGGAAAAGAATGGTCAGATGACTGTAACGCAAATTTATGAGTCGCTTAAGATTGAGCAGTCTACTGCATCTCATCATCTTGGAATATTAAAGGACAAAGGTGTTCTTTCGTGCAAGCGTGAGGGCAAAAATTCTATGTACTCTCTGCGTAACGAGAATTTAGGCAAGATTCTCGATTGCGTGGGTAAGTGCACACTTTAA
- a CDS encoding deoxyhypusine synthase family protein, with protein MESNKPISSFIEKHYLHFNSATLVDAAKAYKEHIESGKKMMITLAGAMSTAELGISLAEMIRQDKVQIISCTGANLEEDLMNLVAHNHYKRVPHYRDLTPQQEWELLQSGLNRVTDTCIPEEEAFRRLQSHLFDVWKEAQDKGERYFPHEYMYKMLRSGVLEQYYQIDPKNSWMIAAAEKNLPIVVPGWEDSTMGNIFASYCITGELKPSIVKSGVEYMMFLADWYTNNAGTEGVGFFQIGGGIAGDFPICVVPMLHQDLERTGIPFWSYFCQISDSTTSYGSYSGAVPNEKITWGKLNIDTPKFIIESDATIVAPLIFAYVLGW; from the coding sequence CATAGAAAAGCACTACCTGCATTTTAATTCTGCCACTCTGGTTGATGCAGCCAAGGCATATAAAGAGCATATCGAGAGTGGTAAAAAGATGATGATCACTTTAGCAGGTGCTATGAGTACTGCTGAGCTTGGAATTAGCTTAGCCGAGATGATCCGACAGGACAAGGTGCAAATAATTTCCTGTACAGGTGCGAACCTAGAAGAAGATTTAATGAACCTAGTTGCCCACAACCACTATAAACGTGTACCACATTATCGCGACCTCACACCTCAGCAGGAATGGGAGTTGCTACAAAGTGGACTTAACCGTGTTACTGATACCTGTATTCCAGAGGAAGAGGCTTTCCGTCGTCTGCAATCGCATCTGTTTGATGTTTGGAAGGAAGCACAGGACAAAGGTGAGAGATATTTCCCGCACGAGTATATGTACAAGATGCTACGCAGCGGAGTGCTGGAACAGTACTACCAAATTGATCCCAAAAATTCCTGGATGATTGCGGCTGCAGAAAAGAACCTTCCAATAGTTGTTCCTGGATGGGAGGATTCAACCATGGGAAATATTTTTGCTTCATACTGCATTACCGGTGAGCTTAAACCTTCAATTGTAAAATCAGGTGTTGAATACATGATGTTTCTTGCAGATTGGTATACTAACAACGCAGGAACCGAAGGTGTGGGATTCTTCCAAATTGGAGGTGGTATTGCAGGCGATTTCCCTATTTGTGTTGTACCCATGCTACATCAGGATTTGGAGAGAACAGGTATTCCTTTCTGGAGCTATTTCTGTCAAATTAGCGACTCAACAACCAGCTATGGATCCTATTCGGGTGCGGTACCAAATGAGAAGATTACTTGGGGCAAGCTAAATATTGATACTCCTAAGTTTATTATTGAATCTGATGCAACAATAGTTGCACCGTTAATTTTTGCTTACGTGCTTGGCTGGTGA
- a CDS encoding Wzz/FepE/Etk N-terminal domain-containing protein: MSNSDVNLETSMQSIMKTIWNGRRVLFVVGVLAFVLSLIASLLIKPQFKSVATIFPPVSNQVSKELTTVNIQEGLTTFGETQEMEQFLQVLNSRSLKDLVINKLNLCKHWDIDTNQESVKFKTYNKFDSYIKIKPTRYQSINVEVMDTDPAFAALIANTVVDFSDSLMRSIKAQVAQNALKVLEEQYQIMESEMKMLEDSLAVVVSNGVIDPEYQSKVFYKNFISALYSNDRNKLKILNNELKRFGNGTSKHVRYSAEINNLAEHLNLLRQNILVARIEASQKIPTQFIIDRADVPDKKAYPKRLLIVATSTLSALLFAIFFMLLAEYIKKLKNLG, from the coding sequence ATGAGTAACTCGGATGTAAACCTAGAGACTTCCATGCAATCCATAATGAAAACCATTTGGAATGGAAGAAGAGTCCTTTTTGTTGTTGGCGTTTTAGCTTTTGTGCTTTCGTTAATAGCATCGCTCTTAATTAAACCTCAATTTAAATCTGTTGCTACTATTTTTCCGCCAGTATCTAATCAGGTTTCTAAGGAGCTGACTACTGTGAACATACAGGAAGGGCTCACAACTTTTGGTGAGACCCAAGAAATGGAGCAATTTTTACAGGTTCTAAACTCTCGTTCGCTTAAGGATTTGGTTATAAACAAACTCAATTTATGTAAGCATTGGGATATTGATACAAATCAGGAATCTGTTAAGTTTAAAACCTATAACAAGTTCGATAGCTATATAAAAATCAAACCAACCAGGTATCAGAGTATTAACGTTGAGGTAATGGATACCGACCCTGCTTTTGCTGCTCTCATTGCAAATACCGTGGTCGATTTTTCCGATAGCCTAATGAGGTCCATAAAGGCTCAGGTAGCACAAAATGCGCTTAAGGTTCTGGAAGAACAGTACCAGATTATGGAAAGTGAGATGAAAATGTTAGAGGATTCCCTGGCTGTAGTTGTTTCAAATGGTGTTATTGACCCCGAGTATCAGTCAAAGGTTTTTTATAAAAACTTCATTTCTGCCCTATATAGTAACGATAGGAATAAGTTGAAAATCTTAAACAACGAGTTAAAACGTTTTGGTAATGGAACTTCGAAACATGTAAGATATTCGGCTGAGATAAATAACCTTGCAGAGCATCTGAACCTTTTGCGCCAAAATATATTGGTAGCCCGAATTGAAGCAAGCCAAAAAATTCCTACTCAGTTCATTATTGACAGGGCTGATGTTCCCGATAAAAAAGCGTATCCTAAGCGTTTACTAATAGTGGCTACCTCTACATTATCGGCTTTACTATTTGCCATATTTTTTATGCTACTTGCTGAGTATATCAAAAAACTTAAAAATTTAGGGTAA
- a CDS encoding DUF4139 domain-containing protein, with translation MKTIQKLLLVFSILHSVNVLGQSTLEVDSKTINVSLYLDAASITRKATVNLAQGQQTIVKFSNLSPYIDKKSINVKVPDGVSIEAVNHSNNFLKKTDRSEEEKSLANKIKDLEEQRNKLNAELKVVNEKISFLNENKVISGKNQALPLQTLKETFDFYGSQIKELRFKILDLNAKLAELNSVISNTQKQLSAISSSPDEPSGEIQVTLETKEPKTKVPIFISYLVKNAGWFPQYDIVAKSLNQPISLVYRASLRQETKENWNNVKLSLSNAQPNVSGVAPKLKTYWLNYGLKPPTYNRYIGMVEGTVTSSDDGGPLPGASVYLPGTTIGTVTDANGYFTINMPSDKNELTFSFVGYEAKTVKVNSNVLNVMLEPDDASIEEVVVVGYDEEPSPRYRAAEKKAVKKPTITAGAVKEKGIIEKPTNVEFELDKPFSLVSGSKSQNIKLLTYEIPATYKYFAVPKIDKRAFLSASLTNWEMYNLLDGEANIYFENTYVGTTLIDTRTALDTLEVSLGVDKAIVINREKLKDFTKKQFIGGSKEETRSWKITVKNNKNEDIDITILDQVPVSTNDEIKVEVLESSGAIINHETGEVKWLLNLAAGEHKELVLTYSVKYPKNKRLYIE, from the coding sequence ATGAAAACTATTCAAAAACTATTACTTGTTTTTTCAATTTTACATTCTGTAAATGTATTAGGGCAAAGCACCCTTGAAGTTGATTCAAAAACTATCAATGTTAGCCTTTACCTCGATGCTGCCTCAATTACGCGCAAGGCAACGGTAAACCTTGCCCAAGGGCAACAAACTATTGTTAAGTTTTCGAATCTCTCACCATACATCGACAAGAAATCAATAAATGTTAAAGTCCCCGATGGAGTTTCGATTGAGGCTGTAAATCACTCAAATAATTTTCTAAAAAAGACTGATAGAAGTGAGGAGGAAAAATCGCTGGCGAATAAAATAAAAGATCTTGAAGAACAGCGTAATAAGTTAAATGCTGAACTCAAAGTTGTTAATGAGAAGATATCTTTTTTAAATGAGAACAAAGTGATTAGTGGTAAGAATCAGGCTCTGCCTCTTCAAACTCTCAAGGAAACATTTGATTTTTATGGTTCTCAGATTAAGGAGTTGAGGTTTAAAATTCTTGATTTAAATGCAAAACTTGCTGAGCTTAACAGTGTTATCTCAAATACCCAAAAACAGCTATCAGCTATAAGTTCAAGTCCCGATGAACCATCGGGTGAAATTCAAGTTACTTTGGAAACCAAGGAGCCAAAAACAAAGGTACCCATTTTTATTAGCTATCTTGTAAAGAATGCGGGGTGGTTTCCACAATATGATATAGTTGCCAAATCGCTTAATCAGCCAATTAGCTTGGTTTATAGGGCAAGTTTAAGACAGGAAACAAAAGAGAATTGGAACAATGTAAAGTTATCCTTAAGCAATGCCCAACCCAATGTTTCGGGAGTGGCTCCTAAGCTAAAAACATACTGGTTAAATTATGGATTAAAGCCCCCAACATACAATAGGTATATAGGTATGGTTGAAGGTACTGTAACATCATCCGATGATGGAGGCCCTTTGCCAGGAGCATCTGTTTATTTGCCAGGCACTACCATAGGAACAGTAACTGATGCAAATGGTTATTTTACTATTAATATGCCTTCGGATAAAAATGAGCTAACCTTTAGCTTTGTGGGCTATGAAGCAAAGACGGTTAAAGTGAATTCAAATGTGCTAAATGTGATGCTTGAACCTGATGATGCCTCAATTGAAGAGGTTGTTGTGGTTGGGTATGATGAGGAGCCTAGTCCCAGATATCGGGCTGCAGAAAAGAAAGCAGTTAAGAAGCCCACTATTACTGCAGGTGCTGTAAAAGAAAAGGGAATTATTGAGAAACCAACAAATGTAGAGTTTGAACTTGATAAGCCTTTTTCATTGGTTTCAGGAAGTAAATCCCAAAACATAAAACTGCTTACCTACGAGATACCCGCAACCTATAAATATTTTGCAGTACCTAAAATTGACAAAAGAGCTTTTTTGTCGGCTTCCTTAACAAATTGGGAGATGTATAATCTGCTTGATGGCGAGGCGAATATCTATTTTGAGAATACCTATGTTGGTACAACTCTAATTGATACCAGAACAGCTCTTGATACCTTGGAGGTCTCTTTAGGTGTTGATAAGGCAATAGTAATAAATCGCGAAAAGTTAAAGGATTTCACCAAAAAACAGTTTATTGGAGGCAGTAAGGAGGAGACGCGTAGTTGGAAAATTACTGTAAAGAATAACAAGAATGAAGATATTGATATTACCATACTTGACCAAGTGCCGGTTTCTACTAACGATGAGATTAAAGTAGAAGTGCTTGAAAGTTCGGGTGCAATCATAAACCATGAGACTGGTGAGGTTAAGTGGCTCCTTAATTTAGCTGCTGGTGAGCATAAAGAGCTAGTACTGACCTATTCGGTTAAGTACCCTAAAAATAAAAGGTTATATATCGAATAG
- the tyrS gene encoding tyrosine--tRNA ligase → MNFVEELKWRGMIHDIMPGTEEQLAKEMTAGYIGFDPTAESLHVGSFAQILLLKRFQMAGHKPIALVGGATGMIGDPSGKSQERNLLDEETLQRNLNGIKNQLSKFLDFDSGKPNAAVLVNNYDWMKGYDFLSFIRDIGKHITVNYMMAKDSVKKRLGEESKEGMSFTEFSYQLVQGYDFLWLYQNMNCKLQMGGSDQWGNITTGTELIRRKLGGEAFALTIPLITKADGTKFGKTESGNVWLDARLTSPYKFYQFWLNTSDEDAERYIKIFTLLDEASINSLIAEHKKEPHLRKLQKVLAREVTVMVHSEDDYNRAVEASELLFGKATTEMLSRLDEETFLSVFEGVPTFEVKKSELAQGIPVSVLLAEKTKVFPSKGELRRLVQGGGLSINKQKVESADNPVNAEMLLNGKYLLVQKGKKNYFIIIASE, encoded by the coding sequence GTGAATTTTGTTGAGGAACTAAAATGGAGGGGTATGATACATGATATCATGCCTGGTACCGAAGAGCAGCTTGCAAAAGAGATGACTGCTGGATATATTGGTTTTGACCCAACTGCCGAATCGCTTCATGTTGGGAGTTTTGCTCAGATACTTCTTTTAAAACGCTTTCAGATGGCTGGGCATAAGCCAATAGCCCTTGTTGGTGGTGCAACCGGAATGATTGGTGACCCAAGTGGTAAGTCGCAGGAGCGTAACCTGCTCGACGAGGAGACCCTCCAACGTAACCTTAATGGAATCAAAAATCAGCTTTCTAAATTTTTAGACTTCGATAGTGGTAAGCCAAACGCCGCTGTTCTTGTGAATAACTACGATTGGATGAAGGGCTACGATTTCCTTAGCTTTATTCGTGATATTGGAAAGCATATCACGGTTAACTACATGATGGCTAAAGATTCAGTTAAAAAGCGTTTGGGCGAGGAGTCAAAGGAAGGAATGTCGTTTACTGAGTTTTCATACCAGCTTGTTCAGGGCTACGATTTTCTGTGGCTATACCAGAATATGAACTGTAAGCTACAAATGGGTGGCTCCGACCAATGGGGGAATATAACCACAGGGACAGAACTTATTCGTCGAAAGCTAGGTGGCGAGGCATTTGCCCTTACCATTCCGCTCATAACCAAAGCCGACGGAACAAAGTTTGGAAAAACAGAAAGCGGTAATGTTTGGCTCGATGCTCGTTTAACATCACCCTATAAGTTCTATCAATTTTGGTTAAATACTTCCGATGAGGATGCAGAGCGTTATATTAAAATTTTCACCTTGCTCGATGAGGCTTCAATTAACAGCCTTATTGCTGAGCATAAAAAGGAACCCCATCTTCGTAAACTACAAAAGGTTTTGGCACGTGAGGTGACAGTGATGGTTCATTCCGAAGATGATTACAATAGAGCTGTTGAAGCCTCTGAACTACTGTTTGGAAAAGCAACTACCGAGATGTTAAGCAGGTTAGACGAGGAAACCTTCCTTTCTGTTTTTGAGGGTGTGCCAACTTTTGAGGTAAAGAAAAGTGAACTGGCACAAGGGATACCCGTATCCGTTCTTCTTGCGGAAAAAACCAAAGTATTTCCATCAAAGGGTGAGCTTCGTAGATTGGTTCAAGGTGGAGGCTTAAGCATTAACAAGCAAAAAGTAGAATCGGCCGATAACCCTGTAAATGCCGAAATGCTTCTTAACGGAAAGTACCTTTTGGTTCAAAAAGGGAAAAAGAACTACTTCATTATAATAGCATCGGAATAA
- a CDS encoding polyprenyl synthetase family protein, with the protein MLNDIKKPISNHLEKFEDFFKQNMNSDIKLLNLIVNYIVRRKGKQLRPMLVFLSAGACGKIEQPAYVAAGMIELLHTATLIHDDIVDEAYERRGFFSINALWRSKVAVLVGDFLLSRGLQVAIEHNQIDMLRVINQAVKDMSEGELLQIERSRKMNIDEETYYEIIRKKTASLIASCCANGAIATKAPDEMVDTMYQFGLNLGIAFQIRDDLFDYQPSGAIGKPTGNDIKEQKLTLPLIYSLKNANKQERKRILRLITRGKKESIPEIIAFAKHSGGLEYTHQKMLEFRDKAKDILNNIPDSEYKDSLLILTDFMVNRNK; encoded by the coding sequence ATGCTCAACGATATAAAAAAGCCGATAAGCAACCACTTAGAAAAATTTGAAGATTTTTTTAAGCAGAACATGAATTCCGACATTAAGCTGCTGAACCTAATAGTCAACTATATTGTAAGGCGCAAGGGGAAGCAGCTAAGACCAATGTTAGTATTCCTAAGTGCGGGTGCTTGTGGCAAAATAGAACAACCAGCATACGTGGCAGCAGGAATGATTGAGCTGCTTCACACAGCTACGCTAATTCACGATGATATAGTTGACGAAGCATATGAACGTCGCGGCTTTTTCTCAATAAATGCGCTTTGGCGCTCTAAGGTTGCAGTTCTTGTTGGCGACTTCCTTCTTTCACGGGGTTTACAAGTTGCCATTGAGCATAACCAAATAGATATGCTCAGGGTGATTAACCAAGCCGTTAAGGATATGAGTGAGGGCGAGCTACTTCAGATTGAGCGCTCAAGAAAAATGAATATCGATGAGGAGACATACTATGAGATAATCAGAAAGAAAACCGCTTCGCTCATTGCTTCTTGCTGTGCAAATGGTGCAATCGCTACTAAAGCACCAGACGAAATGGTTGACACCATGTACCAGTTTGGACTGAACCTGGGTATTGCCTTTCAAATACGCGACGACCTTTTCGATTATCAGCCTTCGGGAGCCATTGGCAAACCCACAGGGAATGACATAAAAGAACAGAAGTTGACACTTCCTTTAATTTATTCCCTGAAAAATGCCAACAAGCAGGAACGTAAAAGAATATTACGCCTTATTACCAGGGGTAAAAAAGAAAGTATTCCTGAAATCATAGCTTTTGCAAAACATTCGGGTGGGCTGGAATATACTCATCAAAAAATGCTTGAATTCCGTGATAAGGCTAAAGATATACTGAATAACATACCCGATTCGGAATATAAAGATTCCCTACTCATTCTTACCGATTTTATGGTAAATAGGAATAAGTAG